One window of the Zygotorulaspora mrakii chromosome 6, complete sequence genome contains the following:
- the PEP3 gene encoding tethering complex subunit PEP3 (similar to Saccharomyces cerevisiae PEP3 (YLR148W); ancestral locus Anc_8.359) — protein sequence MEVEIEHVQLEFIKEIENNISAMKVGGNTLCFALKVGLLFLIDLEKPSEVFKFQIPLMMASNNAEKLLAMWMHPNGKKLFIKTNFAKYYLCDVELIKQQKEEQGKVNGRSNGIYTMKKFLKKNYDVRCVTWIDENTFLCGTTDGNILHVNTVTKDGKPKVDAEVSSVYQLSSSIDGIFLGKESCCIIASGNKIMYWKKLDLSRNAVAELPTETEEFEHLHKDVGKKFDSHNQTFAWITQTGIVFGDVTRSAKVLGNAKVVLSVELPDSKHNIRDLILTDFHIIILRGWTVTVISQLNNDVVYEESIWSQNGERMLGLAADYHADPSTFWCFTSSNIYEIILHKEAQAVWKLLCEQGEYNAALALKGLSKWEREMIYYHKGCNLLDNKGDRIEAAKSLGLSSSSTVSSIALRLMDTDDSVASLQVFLIQKLNNADATNRVQKILLSSWIVWNYMKQLNDVDEKINAERNAEELKHWTEEKENVIGQFRDFLKHHLDCLDKETVYQIIAEQNRKKELLFFANLIDDYEYVLSYWIRQENWYEALRVLLNMQDPESVYKYASVLLVNSPEATIHTWMRIEGIQPVELISSLLTYFTNFQKQAELGDTNSENFALKYLLWYIEEHNYDASILYNSALYMIITQCRTDQDDETNELKTIQFLDKYRKQYDNDFILRLSVRYRKIKVSIYLYTQMSLFEDAVTLALENGMIDSAKLVLKDKNLEDNFKLRRALWLQISKSMLYKEENANDIKHTIKAIITESNNTLEIRDLLPMFDTFTTVANLKDELIRSLEKHGKSMSQISDQIRHSLQMKKEIAKDIELFRERYTLLKPGSFCASCKQVLQTRKFIVFPCGHAFHTDCLIKAILDSKDYNLKSKIENFQRRLSKDRNSVSAQELESIISTKCVLCSDINISNIDGPVYIDQKIAEKWNV from the coding sequence ATGGAGGTTGAAATTGAGCATGTACAATTGGAGTTTATTAAGGAGATTGAGAATAATATCTCTGCAATGAAGGTCGGGGGTAACACCCTTTGTTTTGCCTTAAAAGTCGGCCTTCTATTCCTCATAGATCTGGAAAAGCCTTCAGAAGtattcaaatttcaaataccACTTATGATGGCATCTAATAATGCGGAAAAACTGCTTGCTATGTGGATGCATCCTAATGGAaagaaacttttcatcaagacTAATTTTGCGAAATATTATCTGTGCGATGTCGAGTTGATAAAACAGCAAAAGGAGGAGCAAGGAAAAGTCAATGGCAGGTCGAATGGCATTTAtacaatgaagaaattcctaaagaaaaattacGATGTGCGATGCGTAACTTGGATCGACGAGAATACCTTTTTGTGTGGCACCACCGATGGAAATATCTTGCATGTTAATACAGTTACCAAAGATGGGAAGCCCAAAGTTGACGCAGAGGTTTCAAGTGTTTATCAGTTATCGAGCTCGATAGATGGCATCTTTTTGGGCAAAGAAAGTTGTTGCATAATAGCGTCTGGTAATAAAATTATGTACTGGAAGAAGCTAGATCTTTCAAGAAACGCTGTCGCAGAATTACCAACCGAAACTGAAGAGTTTGAGCACTTGCATAAGGATGTAGGCAAAAAATTCGATTCTCATAATCAAACTTTTGCATGGATTACACAAACAGGGATAGTGTTTGGCGACGTAACAAGAAGCGCTAAAGTTTTAGGTAATGCAAAAGTTGTTTTATCTGTCGAATTGCCAGACTCTAAACATAATATTAGAGACCTTATTCTAACCGATTTTCACATAATAATATTAAGAGGATGGACCGTGACTGTAATAAGCCAATTGAACAATGATGTAGTCTATGAGGAATCAATCTGGAGTCAAAATGGCGAACGAATGCTGGGATTGGCAGCGGATTATCACGCGGATCCTTCTACCTTCTGGTGTTTTACAAGTTCGAATATTTATGAAATCATTTTACATAAGGAAGCACAAGCTGTATGGAAACTCCTGTGTGAACAAGGAGAATACAACGCAGCTTTAGCGTTAAAAGGTTTATCCAAATGGGAAAGAGAAATGATTTACTATCATAAAGGTTGCAATCTACTTGATAATAAAGGTGACCGGATAGAAGCTGCGAAGAGTCTGGGtctttcatcttcgtcTACCGTCAGCTCAATTGCACTTCGACTGATGGATACTGATGATAGTGTTGCCTCACTGCAGGTCTTTCtcattcaaaagttgaatAATGCGGATGCGACGAATCGGGTCCAGAAAATATTACTTTCTAGTTGGATTGTTTGGAATTACATGAAGCAATTAAATGACGTCGATGAGAAAATAAATGCGGAAAGAAATGCagaagaattgaaacaTTGGACagaggaaaaagaaaatgtcaTAGGGCAGTTCagagattttttgaagcatcaTTTGGATTGCTTAGATAAGGAAACAGTTTATCAAATAATAGCTGAACAgaatagaaaaaaagagctaCTCTTTTTCGCAAATTTGATAGATGACTATGAGTACGTCCTCTCATACTGGATTAGACAAGAAAATTGGTATGAAGCGCTTCGGGTACTATTGAACATGCAAGATCCCGAGAGCGTCTATAAGTATGCTAGTGTTTTATTGGTTAACTCACCTGAAGCAACCATACATACATGGATGAGAATTGAAGGTATTCAACCAGTCGAATTGATCTCGTCCCTTCTAACTtattttacaaattttcaaaagcaagCTGAATTGGGCGATACAAATtcagaaaattttgcaCTCAAGTATCTATTATGGTACATTGAAGAGCATAACTACGATGCCTCGATCTTGTACAACAGTGCCTTGTATATGATAATAACGCAGTGTCGTACAGATCAAGACGATGAAACAAATGAATTGAAGACAATCCAATTTCTCGACAAGTATCGGAAGCAATATGATAATGATTTCATCTTGAGATTGAGTGTCAGGTATCGTAAAATCAAAGTTTCAATTTACCTGTATACTCAGATGAgtttatttgaagatgcAGTTACACTGGCTCTGGAAAACGGAATGATTGACTCAGCCAAGTTGGTACTTAAGgacaaaaatttggagGATAACTTTAAGCTACGAAGAGCATTGTGGTTACAGATTTCGAAGTCAATGCTCTATAAAGAGGAAAATGCAAACGATATCAAGCACACCATTAAAGCTATAATAACAGAATCTAACAATACATTAGAAATTAGAGATCTTCTACCCATGTTTGATACGTTCACTACAGTGGCAAATTTGAAGGATGAGCTGATCAGAAGTCTCGAGAAACACGGTAAGTCCATGTCTCAGATATCTGATCAAATCAGACATTCTCTacaaatgaagaaggaGATAGCAAAGGACATAGAGCTATTTAGGGAGAGATACACCCTTCTCAAGCCTGGTTCCTTCTGTGCCTCTTGCAAACAAGTTCTTCAGACAAGAAAATTTATAGTGTTTCCCTGTGGCCATGCCTTTCACACCGATTGTCTTATCAAAGCTATTCTTGACTCCAAAGACTACAATCTCAAGAGCAAAATTGAGAATTTCCAGCGCAGGTTATCAAAGGATAGGAACTCAGTTAGCGCACAGGAACTTGAATCTATTATATCTACAAAATGTGTCCTGTGTAGTGATATCAACATCAGCAACATTGATGGACCCGTCTAcattgatcaaaaaatagCAGAAAAATGGAATGTATAA
- the TAF10 gene encoding Taf10p (similar to Saccharomyces cerevisiae TAF10 (YDR167W); ancestral locus Anc_8.360), translated as MTDGEIEPSQGENIDFDEGIDEFDDNQEGPVDNEALFGTGEQNDSQASQNENADNKSSKPFVIPEFTRKDKTLNDILDIVEDNPPIIPDGVIDYYLTKNGFNCADVRVKRLLALATQKFVSDIAADAYEYSRIRSSVAVNNANNGQARARQLMQGQQQPGQQQISQQQQQQNEKTNASKVVLTVNDLSSAVAEYGLNISRPDFYR; from the coding sequence ATGACGGACGGCGAGATAGAGCCTTCACAGGGGGAAAACATCGATTTTGACGAGGGTATTGATGAATTCGATGATAATCAAGAAGGACCAGTAGATAATGAAGCACTGTTCGGAACTGGGGAGCAAAATGATAGCCAGGCAtcacaaaatgaaaatgcGGACAATAAGTCTAGTAAACCATTTGTAATTCCAGAATTCACTAGAAAGGACAAGACGCTGAACGATATATTAGATATTGTAGAGGATAATCCACCAATCATACCAGATGGAGTAATAGACTACTATCTGACGAAAAATGGTTTCAACTGTGCTGACGTCAGGGTTAAAAGGTTATTGGCGTTGGCAACGCAGAAGTTTGTGAGCGATATTGCAGCAGATGCATATGAGTACTCAAGAATAAGGTCGTCGGTAGCAGTGAACAATGCAAATAATGGACAAGCAAGAGCAAGACAACTTATGCAGGGGCAGCAACAGCCTGGACAACAACAGATAtcacaacagcaacagcaacaaaaTGAGAAAACTAATGCGAGCAAAGTCGTGTTGACTGTGAACGATCTGAGCAGCGCTGTAGCAGAATACGGTCTCAATATTAGTCGCCCGGACTTCTATCGTTGA